The stretch of DNA GGACCAGAATTTGCAGCTTCATAGAAGAGGTCACAATTTGCCATGGAAGTTGAAACAACGAACAAACAAAGAAGTGAAGAAGAAAGTTTACATTTGTCCAGAAAAAACTTGTGTACATCATGATCCATCAAGAGCTTTAGGGGATTTAACTGGAATTAAAAAGCATTTTTCAAGAAAACATGGTGAGAAGAAATGGAAGTGTGAGAAATGTTCAAAACAATATGCAGTTCAATCTGATTGGAAAGCTCATAGTAAGATTTGTGGGACTAGAGAGTACAAATGTGACTGTGGCACACTTTTTTCCAGGTACCCTATGACTTTATTATAAATGAAAACAtatctgaattaaataaatcatCAAATGTCTTTATCATTTAATTTCTTTAGTGGAGAATAGAGAATGTAGTTAGTACCTATGATTAGTTAGTTGAGGAAATAAATGTTCTAACTCTATGTGAACTTCATTCAATATAACAAGATTGAATTGAAGCAGAGGCGGACTAGAGTGTTACGAgcaggttcaattgaacccatcaTTTTTAACATTACACGAAGAatcttgaaaatataatattaatttttaaatcaatattttcaaagaattcagaCCTCGAATGCATTAAGTTTAAATCTTGAATGCCTcgttgattttttatttatttataatttttcctTAAAAATTGAACAGAAAGGACAGCTTTATAACACACCGGGCTTTCTGCGATGCATTGGCTGAAGAAAGTGCAAGGTTTACATCAGTTCCAAATACAGCAAATCTTAACTTGAGAAATCAATTGATGAATAGTGGGATGGCTAATCTCCAGCAGCACAATGGAAATTCTCAATTTGGTTCTTTATTTAGGCCTGAATTAATGGGATTGGGATTAGACCCTTCAAGTCAACTTAATCTTGATGGACAAAAACCAAGGCTCCCACTTTGGCTTGACAATGCAAATTCAGGTAACCTGAAGTCGTATTTTCGACGCGGAATATAATAAAGTCAATGACTTCAGTCTAATAAGTACATTAAAATTCTGAACCCGCCTCTGCAGGTAATCCAGATGACTTTTTGGCAACACCATCAAGCACAACAAGTAGTTTGCCTCATGATTTAGTTCAAATGGCATCACATAATAGCAATAACCAATGGTTCATCAATGGCAATAGTGCCTCGGCCTCCTCGTCGTCGATGCAGCAACCACGAGTAGTGCTAAAGGAGGAAGAAGAGATCAACAGAAGAAATTTATCTGAGAGTACTATTAATAGCTCAATGTATTACAATAATAGCCACCAAGAAACAACTCCTCAAGTAGCTCATATGTCAGCAACTGCACTTTTGCAAAGAGCAGCCCAAATGGGATCAACAAGGAGCAGCAATTCAGCACTCTTTAGCAGTAGTGGATTTGGGCTGTCATCTAATTTTGCTTCAACTTTGGCTACTCATGACAATATTCATGGAAATAATGGCCTGCTATTAGGGGACACAAATGCAAATTCTTTGATGATGATGCAAAATAAAGGAAAGCAAGTAAATATTCCTAGTGGAAATACTGAAGGCAGTTTAACAAGAGATTTTCTTGGTGTAGGAGGGAATGAAAACAGACCCTTTTTGCAACAAAGTGAACTGGCCAAGTTTGGTAATTCTGCTATATTTTAGTAGGTGATTAGtatttttgttttcctttaattGGAATCGTACGATGTTCTGAGGAAGAAAGCAGAAATATTTAGAGATCTTGTGAATTATGGGGTCCACTGGAAGAGACTTGACAAAAAGCGATATAGCAATCACAAGGCAGGCTTTTCCTTACATTGTATATATTACTCTCTGCATGtagaaagatttttacctttttttaaaaaaaacattttACTTTTTGAATGTTATTTTATGCTCCTCGTGTTTTATGGACCACGCACTGTGAACCTGTGACTATATCTGTGGTCACTGCCATAGTGATAAAACTTAGATTTTTGAAAAAGTTTATTGGTATTTTGTTTGTAccttttgaaattttattttcttaatttccTCATGTAGATGTCCATTCACCTGATACGTACAATGAAAGATGGTTGTCAATAGTGCGGCATCCGTCTAAGTTTGGACTAGAAGTTGAGTTATTATTACTCTTTTACGGAGTAGAGAcatatttatgattttaactttatgaattttgaattttagaaTAGGATAATTTACTCGGTTCGAAATAGATAATTtatgtatattaaataatttttttaacacAAATACATAATATGTGCCAAAGATAGTGAGTTTTGCAAAACCCATAAATTGTATTGTAGTCGGTGGCGGATGTAGCACTCGGACGCCGGGTTCATCTGAACGCGGTACTTTCCACGAAGAGTATAAATTGGTGTGTAAAAATCTATTAAAATTGCAACGAATAGTAGATTTAAACACATAATTTTAAGATTGAACACATAGAACTTAAATCTTAAATTTGCCCGATTGTAGCTACGCCCTTGTCCACGAGTCTCTTAAAATTCTTCAATCTGGTCTGGAAGTTTTGGAATCAGTTTTTATGAATTTCTAAGCAAGTTAGCATAAATCTTTGGCTCTACCATTATTAATTATTTCGATCGACATGTATCAAACATTTAGATGCTGTAATTACTTTAATCTTAGTTTAAGTGTGTAAAAAATGTTTACAATTTCAGGATAAAATAACTAAGAATATCTATGCTAATATTAATGagtaatatgataaaataataattaatcgCTATCACATATTAAACTAGACTCAATACAACGTTGATATATATAAGGCCCTAGTCATTTTAGAATCAAGCAGCTCTAGCTGGATAAGGCTGCAGCAAGCGTTAACGTGGTACTCTCTTTTctcatcattaaatttaaagaatttcATTATTGCTTTTCTTGATTTTCATAGTCTGTGTTTGCTTTGATTTTCAAGATTCAAGGGTAAGAGTGTCATAATATTTTACATTCATCTTTAGAAGTGAAAACTCTGAGTGAACAAGGTTAAATCAGGTCTCTTACTCTCTCGATAAAAACTTACTTGTACTCAATAGCGGAGCCACATTACACTTAAAGATATCAATTGACAACTATTCATCTAAAAATTACACTGTTTAAATaggttaaaatatttatttatatatataaaatatatatggactccctttttttgtatatttgcatttttatattttaataacttTTAAAAAAATTCCTAGTTCCGTCACTTACCTAACTCTCTCTCGCACACAAACACACACATAGGGTACATGGACAAACTTGTCCACTTGCTGAGGGGCTTGTTTTTAGCTTTGGCAGCACTTGAAAAGAAAGAGATGCCTAAAATGATTCCAGCTCTTTTCCAAGCTCACTCAAGCTTAATGAACAAAACGACAAGTTTCAAACCcaagttttaaaattttaaaccttattgttgttgtttaatCAAATTAGATCCTGGTTTTCTATGTAATCAGACCATTTATCAATCTTTATTTCACAATAATGAAGAATGAGAAGTAGCTGTCAAATCCTCCGAATAATAAAACTGCCAAAGTTGCCCTCCACAGAGTCTCTCTATTTCAACGATATACTAATTGATTTGCAGACAAATCAAGATGCAGTTTAAGTTTTGTGCATAGTCAGTGTATAAATTTTTATACAATCAGGTAACTATACTTACAATAATAAGTAAATCTTCATACAAAACAGATATGATAATctaaaaaagagaaaataatttgTTACAACGGGTTAAATTGATCTGATTGTGTAAAacttttttatgttatcaatatatataacttaaatccctTAAAAAATTAAAGGTACAAAAACATTTCGAAAGGAACTTAAACTTTCTTGGGTTAAGCTTGAATAGTGTTGAGCTGGTTCATATATTCTGAGCTTATTTTGGGAAGCTAAGATGAACGTTTCGTTCATAATTAAAATCATGCATGAAGTTAACTAAATTGGAAAGATTATAAAAGGGGTAAAAAGAAGGGGAAAAAACAGACAAAAGAACATCTAGTAGACCGTAATATAAGACTTTTAAGTAGACCTACGCCCCAAGTTTACTCAACTACTCCAGAGTCCTAAGTTTGCCTTTTTAAAAGGTTTTTATAAGGGAGTCAAAGATACAAGTTTGGTTATTGTCTATTCTTTCTCCTTGGGATAATATATAATTACCCCGTTGGGTTGTCCTTTTTATCTTTTACACCCCCATACTTTGGGGATAGTGGGTGGGTGAAAGAGCGATCAATCTTATGTGTTTAGGATTTATCATTTCTTATTTGAAAAAGGGTATTTATTTGTAAATTTAACTTATAAACATTGACGTTATAAATAATTGttatattataagtttaatttaACTAGCTACAATATGTCATTTGCTCTATATTTATGTTATCATATTAAATTTGCTATGAATTGTTACAACTGGCAGGTGTTATAGGTCAACTTAATATTATGAGTTTAAGTGCACTATCAGTATAAAAAATGAATTACACTACTAAGTTTTTCAAAGTATATCTACAAGTAAGCCTCCTTAAAATATGAGATTAGTGTAAACTTGAAAATAAGACAAACTATCTTCTACAACAGATAAAAGAGACATGATAGTGTAAACACCGCTAACATTGATgttgtatataacttaaactttAATATTATTAGTGTAGAAAAATTATACATATGGAGATTAAACTCTTATTAATCATATACATTAGGGGTATTAGTACTTGGCCACGTTCAAGTTAAAACAACTCTCGTAGGTTGAGTATTTGACCTTTCAATTATTTGGCTCTTTTTGTTCAAAGTATTTGCttttgattttatttattgtcTGCTGGTCGGGGTTTATCATCTCAACATGTTTTGTGAATTGAAGCTTGCTGCCAATGGGCCTTAAGACATTATCCAACAGCCTTACCCATGGCAAATCTAAGGTATAAGCAGTCCTAAAGGAAATTACATTCAATGAATTTGAAATTGGATGTTCTTGATTTTTTTATCAATGCTTGATTCATGGGCAAATCTTTAAGATCAAAAGTCAAAAGTGTTCCCCATGGGACAAGCGAGGGGCAACACTTGTTAAACTTGAAGCTCTGCTTATGGGACAAGCGAGGGGCAACACTTatagcccgtttggccaagctgcaaaaatcagcttattttgagaagtgcttttctcaaaagtacttttggtgaaaagcagtttgtgtttggctaattaatttgaaaggCACTTCTGGGCAGCAAtttatgtttggccaagctttaaaaaactgtttctaagtgtatttttctcaaaagtgcttttcaaaaaagtgcttttggagataagctacttttttctgcttctgtttctcctcaaaagcacttttttcctttcaaaaacttggccaaacaccttaattttagaaaaaaaaatacttttgacaaAAAAAAAGCTTTTTTGCCTcaaaagaagcttggccaaacagactattaTTAAACTTGAAGTTCTGCCAATAAGACAAGCGGCAGTGAAAGATAGAGCCCTTTAGCTATGGGTTCATCTGACTTATAACTTTCAACATGGAGTATAGATATATGTATAAAAGCCTACTAAAATCTTGACAAATATTGGagttgaacccataattttactAGTACAATGAGTTCAATGTTGAGAATCTTAAAAGTttaacccataaaatttaaattcttgaTCCGCGTCGAGGTCATAAAATCAAGAGTAACACTGAAATGTCCTATTTGTGCAAATCACTCACAGTGAAATAATTATAGCAAAACCTTACAGTTCCTTTAATGGGCTAATGGCCCAATGGGCTTGACAAATATTTCAGTCATCAACCATATGTCGTGTCGTTAGGTACTTCCAATTCTCTTTAAACTTAAGCTGAATAATTACATGTATAATGTATTTGAGTTACACTAATTCCACCCAATGGCGATGGCGGGGACACTCCAAATCCTACTCCTCAACCCTCAAAATGGGCGGCGTGCTCATCTTCGGACGACCCAAACCCACTTCCCATTTTCCAAAATTAGCAGCAACATCAACAGGTCACAGCTTCTCATTAGAGCCACTTCACAACACTCAAATCAGGTGAACTTTCATTCTTTCCTTTCCTTTATTATTATGTTCTTAGGTGCTACGATGTTAAAATTGATTTGCTGTTAAAAAATGTACAAATCAACTGTTTAAACAGTTTATTAACTTTTCAGCTGATAGGTTTTATGGTATTTTCCAGGGAAGTGGTAGTGGAGACCAGCTTCCACGGGCTACCGCAAAATTAAACTCAAATTGGGTAAAACCAATTTGGGGTTTTGTATCAAACAATTTTTTGCCTTTAGCTTTAATTGGTGGAGTAGCATTAGGGCTTGTTAATCCTACACTGGGTTGTCTTGCTGATAGATATTATCTGTCCAAAATTAGTACCTTTGGGATATTTATAATCTCAGGTCTCACATTACGTAGTGATGAAATAGGTGCTGCTGCTGAAGCTTGGCCTGTTGGTATTTTTGGTCTTGTTTCCATTTTGTTCTTCACTCCTCTATTTTCCAAGATTATTATGCTGCTAAAGCTTCAACCTCAAGAATTCGTCACAGGGTTGGCAATATTTAGTTGTATGCCCACAACACTCTCTAGTGGAGTGGCACTAACTCGATTAGCAGGAGGAAACTCTGCTCTTGCTCTCGCGATGACATTAATATCCAACCTTTTAGGAATTCTGATTGTACCTTTTTCAATCTCCAAGCTCATAGCTGCTGGGGTTGGTGTGTCTGTCCCGGCTGAGCAGTTGTTTAGAAGCCTTGTTTTCACTCTTCTAGTTCCTCTTATCATAGGGAAGGCATTACGAGAATGTTTTAAAAGTGTGGCTGAGTTTTCTGATCGAAATCGTAAGCTTTTAGCAATGATGAGTTCTCTCCTCTTAAGTTTAGCGCCATTTATACAAGTGAGCAGATCGAGGTCACTGCTTTTATTGGTTAAGCCGGAAGTTTTTCTTCTGGCTGTTGTGTTAGGAGTGCTTTTGCATCTCATCCTCTTTGCTTTTAATGCTCTGGCATTAACATTACTTTCCACTACTTCAACATCTTtttcaaagaaggaaaatattagTGCTCTTTTAATTGTTGCAAGCCAGAAAACGTTGCCTGTAATGGTAGCAGTTGTGGAACAGCTCGGTAATGCTCTTGGTGAATCTGGTTTACTGGTTCTTCCCTGCATAGCAGCACATTTGAACCAGATCATCTTGGACTCTTTGTTGGTGAACTTTTGGCTTCAAAAAGGGCGAACGGATAATTTGAAGACTGCTTAAAATCATCTCAAGTTCCCAGATGGTGGGTGCTGCACACAAGAAGGGATAAATCACATGTAAGTCATTGAAGTCTAGAAGTTCTAATAGCGATACTTATTTTTTCTGATATAGTTCTAACAGTAGTAGCCCCGTTAACCTGGAAAAATCATCTGTGTAATCTCTCCGTGATAGTGAAGCTGATGTAAAACACCCATCTTGTTGAATTTAACAAAACTTATGTTTcacataaaaagaaaaaacaacGGTCCTCAAACTTGCCCCTTTTTTCATTTAGATATCTGAATTAAGGGTTGTACCTATTGAACACCTGATCTCAAGCAAAATTGTGTCTATTAGACACGTCTTGCACAGTTTTTGGCACAGCCTTAGAGCGTGTTGCCAAACGCCTCCTATGTAGAAAATTTAACCAATAAAAACATTCCACCTTTTCTAACTTAACTCATCAGATATATCTGTAGAAAAATGTCAACCTGCATGTTTTCTGGGGGGGAAAGATCTGGTCCAGCAAAAGCTTAGAGAGAtaaactcccaaattccatcCTTTCCTACTTCAATTCATCCAATCAAACTCAAGACCATTTTAGGCTCCAACAACCACCACCTTCCTCGCCGTTGTAAAACTCAGTCTTAAGTCCCACCTGTTCCTCATCTATTAACCCCACAATCAACACTGCTCCATCTCCGTCAGTCAACAATGACAACTACAACAaatccagtgtaatcccacaagtgggatctggggaggctagtgtgtacgcagaccttacccttaccttgtgTAGGTAGataggttgtttccgatagactcttgATTCAGGAAAAGCATATTTCCATCTCCGTCGGTCGAGGTCATTAGAACACCTCAGATGCAAAACCCTTTAACACTCCATAAGAAATTCTCTAACAAGACCACCCTATATCGGCCATGAAATATTTATGTGGGGTTTTGGTTTCTGATGGTTTATTGTTGggagaaaagtaaagaaaaataaggaaacagCCAAGAACCGAGGAAAGAAGTGGGTGGAAATACAAGTGAAAAACATGGCCTTGTAATTGTTGCTTTCATCTTAATTAGTTTAGTTATCTTGTTTCCATGTAAAGGTTTCAGGACCTTCTTACGAATCtgttttttgttattttcttcgaAAAAATGTGTTTGTTTACTTTGTTTATCGTTCTTACTTGTATGTGATCACTCTCGTTTTCTTCTTACACTTTTCCGTTTGAGATCTTTGAAAAAAAACATTTAAAAGAACATGTAAGGAGATTGCAGTGTTAATGTGAGTGTTATGAAGAGAGAAGAAGTAAACGaacgaaaaaagaaaataaattaatttcttgCTTTCAAAGGAAGTCTAAACACGAAATTAATCGCACTCAGCATAATTGAAAGAAATCTCATGCTTTCAAAGGAAGTCTAAGAGCTCGTTTGGCAATgaaattttcttcattttttccaaaaaaatttcactttgttttgaaatcagtgtttggccataaattttcaattttcgctTGAAGttttattttggaattttttaaaaagttatttttcaaactttttacttagatcactcacaaaaattcaaaaataattcaaaattatattcatgctCAAATATAATTCTTATTTTCAActaccattttcacttgattttttttttttttttttttttcgaaattttacaattcttatgtccaaacgcccactgaGACACTCACTTTGTCATGTCCGTATTTCGTGTTTAATAGAAATTTTTTGTAAAGTTCAAACTTTCAATAGATACAACCCTTAGTTTAGGTGTTTAAATAAAAACTTAAGCAAGTTTGCAGGGCTACATATGTATTAAGACTTAAACAATTTGCTTGGATATTTAGTATGAAGTGTCTTTAGCTGTCTTTAAGGTCCGAAAAAGTCAAGCGTATATTAAAAGAGAATTTATATTGTTATGCAAAAACTAAATTTAGCAGGTAGATTCATGCGTAGATGCATAATAATTTTGGTTGTGGTA from Nicotiana tomentosiformis chromosome 11, ASM39032v3, whole genome shotgun sequence encodes:
- the LOC104105767 gene encoding probable sodium/metabolite cotransporter BASS4, chloroplastic; its protein translation is MAMAGTLQILLLNPQNGRRAHLRTTQTHFPFSKISSNINRSQLLIRATSQHSNQGSGSGDQLPRATAKLNSNWVKPIWGFVSNNFLPLALIGGVALGLVNPTLGCLADRYYLSKISTFGIFIISGLTLRSDEIGAAAEAWPVGIFGLVSILFFTPLFSKIIMLLKLQPQEFVTGLAIFSCMPTTLSSGVALTRLAGGNSALALAMTLISNLLGILIVPFSISKLIAAGVGVSVPAEQLFRSLVFTLLVPLIIGKALRECFKSVAEFSDRNRKLLAMMSSLLLSLAPFIQVSRSRSLLLLVKPEVFLLAVVLGVLLHLILFAFNALALTLLSTTSTSFSKKENISALLIVASQKTLPVMVAVVEQLGNALGESGLLVLPCIAAHLNQIILDSLLVNFWLQKGRTDNLKTA
- the LOC104105768 gene encoding zinc finger protein BALDIBIS-like, which codes for MMSDNGLPSLPSSIRDFIQQDPNPSSNIPNPNSNPASNKRKRNLPGNPDPDAEVIALSPKSLMATNRFICEICNKGFQRDQNLQLHRRGHNLPWKLKQRTNKEVKKKVYICPEKTCVHHDPSRALGDLTGIKKHFSRKHGEKKWKCEKCSKQYAVQSDWKAHSKICGTREYKCDCGTLFSRKDSFITHRAFCDALAEESARFTSVPNTANLNLRNQLMNSGMANLQQHNGNSQFGSLFRPELMGLGLDPSSQLNLDGQKPRLPLWLDNANSGNPDDFLATPSSTTSSLPHDLVQMASHNSNNQWFINGNSASASSSSMQQPRVVLKEEEEINRRNLSESTINSSMYYNNSHQETTPQVAHMSATALLQRAAQMGSTRSSNSALFSSSGFGLSSNFASTLATHDNIHGNNGLLLGDTNANSLMMMQNKGKQVNIPSGNTEGSLTRDFLGVGGNENRPFLQQSELAKFGNSAIF